The Lepeophtheirus salmonis chromosome 3, UVic_Lsal_1.4, whole genome shotgun sequence genomic interval cCTATTCAAATTTGACtgtattactaaatattatgaaCTGATCGAGTTTTGAAAATTgtgggattttttattttggttaatttagatGTCCTCAGGATTACTTGGCAGAAATGAGTGAATTCGAGAGCACGATCTGCCATCTATGTGAAAGTTCAAGCTTCCCTTCTTGGAGAGATAAAATAAGTCATTATCTCAAATCTCATAGCACTCAACTTCCCTTCGTATGTCCAATTGATAACGAGTGTaagcaattttaataaattttaatactttttattttatttatttatattttgaaagccTTACCCGATCCCTTTGATTCTCATTTTATCCATGATCATGGACTAGAAGATTGGACATCAGAATTTTCCATCTTTAAATTACTCGGAGAAACAAAGACTTCCCTTCAACCCAATCACAAACAATGCTCCAAATGTGGCCTAATTTGTACTAGTGAAATGGCTTTTCTGTTTCATTCTAGGTTTCATCATCAAGTGGACCCGGAGCCATTTGATAAATGTCTTTTCTGTCCAAATATATCCTCAAATTTCAAGGATTTAATTACTCATGTACTAAAAAATCATTGTGgaattatttttagttcaaataGCGTTAATTGTGATACTTCTGACTTGGAACAATGCTTAGATACACCTGATAAATTTTTATGCGATATATTGGAGATTAAGAATGAGGAGAATGTGTTCAACGAAAACGATCACCTCagtcaaacaaaaattaaggaaatccTAAAGGAACATTTGGAGAGTCTGACTCAGAttccaaatgaaataaataatgattccGAAGGCGACGCTTgggatattaataaattaaaatggattATTGATGATCCTAGGACTGAGGAAAACATTCAGGTTATTGGTGAAAGGAAGTGTTTTTCTTGCAAATTGGAATTTGAAACACATATGAAAAAGGTATTGTGATGtgaaactgataaaaaaataaaataaattatgatttatattagATATGTCATAGGTCCGAAATTCATTCTCCAATTAAAGGTCCTACTTTTCAATGCCATTTTTGTTTAGAGTCCTTCTCACATGAATCCAAGGCTACAAAACATATTAACGAAGAGCATGGATTCTCGACTCATCATCCCTGGTACCTTTCTCAACAGCAATCGCAAGGTTTGATTTCGAACTCTGAGGGCAAAATATCCTTGGGAAATGGAGGCTATCAGTGTTGTATATGTAGTTTAAACTGCTCAAGTCTGACAAATTTTCTCATTCATAAAATATCCTCTCATTCTTCCAATGCTCAAGAGTATGAATGTGATTACTGCTTCGAAAAATATCTTTCTAAATCAAACTTGAGACTTCATGTTCTTATTGGCCATGGAAGCTACAAGTACCAGTGCCCTGTTTGTAGTTTAACCTTTGATAAGTCTATTGAATTTTGTGAACACATTAAAAGTGAGCATATTATGATTAGAAGGGAGTCTTCATCTAAGTTtgaatttcaaatcaaatcatcTTCCTATGAGAAAAAGGATGCACTAACTTGTCATCTATGTCATCATAATGTTCGGGGACCTCGTATGCTTTCAAAGCATATGCAGTCCATCCACGGAGTAAAACAAGAA includes:
- the LOC121114783 gene encoding uncharacterized protein isoform X2, encoding MSEFESTICHLCESSSFPSWRDKISHYLKSHSTQLPFVCPIDNESLPDPFDSHFIHDHGLEDWTSEFSIFKLLGETKTSLQPNHKQCSKCGLICTSEMAFLFHSRFHHQVDPEPFDKCLFCPNISSNFKDLITHVLKNHCGIIFSSNSVNCDTSDLEQCLDTPDKFLCDILEIKNEENVFNENDHLSQTKIKEILKEHLESLTQIPNEINNDSEGDAWDINKLKWIIDDPRTEENIQVIGERKCFSCKLEFETHMKKICHRSEIHSPIKGPTFQCHFCLESFSHESKATKHINEEHGFSTHHPWYLSQQQSQGLISNSEGKISLGNGGYQCCICSLNCSSLTNFLIHKISSHSSNAQEYECDYCFEKYLSKSNLRLHVLIGHGSYKYQCPVCSLTFDKSIEFCEHIKSEHIMIRRESSSKFEFQIKSSSYEKKDALTCHLCHHNVRGPRMLSKHMQSIHGVKQEVDCTKCGKTFDSYQELTNHNRSVHTKSAPCQFCGKLFESRQTLDVHIATIHEGKTLIKEFMCENCSRTFSSKQLLQTHMRCHSNDKKITCKICGKAFKWESSLVSHTRAAHSSMTLSVQYDCNFCGKSFKDRSNLKNHVYTHTGEKPYQCDNCGKGFIRKDLMKSHSNICPK
- the LOC121114783 gene encoding uncharacterized protein isoform X1 is translated as MSYCGVCSWKLRPGESSYSLSGDRTSLSNVSLLFKLFDLLGLELSYDGLICHSCYELIEEIDFFEHNVGRSKDKLRSRLPLVGDEEDEELEDTTGESSSKTGNVKGERKRLKNKSSSTVIITPYQFDLFKLRCPQDYLAEMSEFESTICHLCESSSFPSWRDKISHYLKSHSTQLPFVCPIDNESLPDPFDSHFIHDHGLEDWTSEFSIFKLLGETKTSLQPNHKQCSKCGLICTSEMAFLFHSRFHHQVDPEPFDKCLFCPNISSNFKDLITHVLKNHCGIIFSSNSVNCDTSDLEQCLDTPDKFLCDILEIKNEENVFNENDHLSQTKIKEILKEHLESLTQIPNEINNDSEGDAWDINKLKWIIDDPRTEENIQVIGERKCFSCKLEFETHMKKICHRSEIHSPIKGPTFQCHFCLESFSHESKATKHINEEHGFSTHHPWYLSQQQSQGLISNSEGKISLGNGGYQCCICSLNCSSLTNFLIHKISSHSSNAQEYECDYCFEKYLSKSNLRLHVLIGHGSYKYQCPVCSLTFDKSIEFCEHIKSEHIMIRRESSSKFEFQIKSSSYEKKDALTCHLCHHNVRGPRMLSKHMQSIHGVKQEVDCTKCGKTFDSYQELTNHNRSVHTKSAPCQFCGKLFESRQTLDVHIATIHEGKTLIKEFMCENCSRTFSSKQLLQTHMRCHSNDKKITCKICGKAFKWESSLVSHTRAAHSSMTLSVQYDCNFCGKSFKDRSNLKNHVYTHTGEKPYQCDNCGKGFIRKDLMKSHSNICPK